GTGAGTTTCACACCCAAAGAATACCAGGCAGAGAAGGAACAAAGAGGATTGGAGGTGGTGGGGAAAGAACTAGGCAAAGGGTGAGGCCAAGAAAGAGCAAAGCCAGGGGTAAAGGAGGGGTCACATGAGGGTGGTgctcccaggaggaggaggatcggCCAGGTCAGATGGTGTCAGGGATCTGTAACTTGGTTCTCAGGAGTGCTCCCACGGGCAGTTCCTGGGGCACAGTGGCCACGCGCGCCTGGTGGCATAAGATGGGGCGAAATGGGAGGTAAGAACGTTTGCGTCAGGAGTGAGTGAAAACTTAAGAGACTTGGCAACCTCTCTGTGCCAAGTACAAACAAAGTGAACAGCCAGGAGGAGTGTACCCAGGAGGTTGGACAGGATTCCCACCTGTGACCCACCTGCTGTCACAGGTAGCAAGGGAGACCAAGTCTCATCCTGTGCTACACTTCAggttggagttcaaggccagactgggctccGTGACACCCAGCCTGCAGAGGAACAAAGACCAAGAGCTAGCTTGGATGCTCTTACATAGGACCTggcttcaattcccaggacccacatgtctaaaaaatatacaaagggcTGGGGGCTATCTCAGGCTAAGGTTCTTATCATGCTACTGTGTGGACCTGAACTCACATCCCTGGGACCTATGAAAAAGCCAGGCATTGTGgccacaactgtaactccagccccggggaactgagacaggaggatgacccTGATAAGTGCTACTGCCCAGTTGACTCGGCAAgcttcaggctcagtgagagatgaTGCAAGTAAGTAACACTAGTGTGTCCGAGGTGCCCTGGTGTCCCCAACGCGGGCCTCTGGCCTCTCAGCACGGAACAGCTGGAACAGATGGCTGTGGGCTGCTGAGCTCTGTGTCAAAAACATTTATGGAGGTGGATGGGGTCCAGGGGAGAGAGTGCCCTAGCTAGCATGCTCACCAAGTACCAGGCTCCAGGCGGAGCCTAGAGGGGAATCCACAGTATGGACTCTTAGCTGTACCACTGAACCCCTTCCTGTGATCCCCAAAAGCCATGTCACTGTCCACACACAGAAGCTAGCActtgtgaaaaataaattttattcatgCAGCACACTGGGGCTGGCTTGTGCTCCCTGCTTGACCCAGATGTGAGGTGCACCCCACACACCCCTGCCCCCACAGCTTTCCCAACAGCTTCCTGAGCTGGGCTGTTCCCAAGTCGTgcaaactccccccccccccccccgccatctCTCCTGGTGTGGACGGCATGGGAGACATAGAACCAGAGCAGACAGCAccagggtggcactgcccaccaGCACCCAGCAAGGCAGGTACAGAGAGTGGGAAACAAGGCCCCTCAGGCTCGGCTCCCTAAATGGGGATGGGAGGCACAGCTGGCAGACTGCCACACAGCCATGAGGTCAGGGCAGGGGCAGAAGCCCCGGGGCATAGGATAGGAGGTAAGAATCCCAGCAGGTGGCCAGGTGCCGGGCAGAGTCCTGGGTGCTTCTGGGTGAGCGGGGGCCTGGTTAGGGTGGTGGCCGCAGGCGCTCCAGCCCGTCCGCATACTGGAAGTCCTGGCCGTTCTCGTATTCATACATGTCCAGTGCCACCTCACAGCTCTCCCGCACCACTTGCTCAGGGTCCGTGATGTGCTCCCGCAGTGCAGCCAGACAGGCAGGCCTGGCGATGGCACCCAGGGCCTCTGCGCACTCGTGTCGCACCATGGGGCTCTCAGTGGTCCGTGCCAACGTGGCTGCCAGCTCAGACACGGCTGCCTCGTGCTGCAGCTGACCCAGCACATAGCCCACCTCATGGCGGAAGAGTGCACTGCCACACCGCAGGCCTGCAAAGCAAGGGCAGAGGAAATGGTAAGGACAGCTGGGCAGGAGGGTGGGTGTGTGGGATCCCAAGGCAGGGACACACCAAGACCACTGTGGTCAGATGCCCAGGGCAAGTCCCCAGGGTGGGGGGGGCACTTGGGTGGGGAGAAGGTGGCCCCTGGGACCCCAGCTGCCCTCAAGCTGCACAAGAGATCACCCAGGGCCAAGGCTAGAGTCCAACCCACCTTCAGCCAGGGCCAAGGCAGCCTCCTTGCCACCCACATTGCGCAGGGCAAACATGGCACGATAGCGGTCAAAGAGTGGCCGCGCCTCATCCAGCAGGGCCTCCCGCAGCTTCCCCACATCCTGTTCTGCGGCAGGGGGCGCTGGGTCCACTGAGAGGTAGGGTCCTGCACATGCGGCCTCCCCCGGGTGCTGCTGCAGCCACTCTAGACGCCCAACAGCAAGCTGGCATGTCTCAGCCACCTGCAAGTAGCATAGAGCAGCTATGGGTCTGGATGCGCAGGTGTGTGCCTTGCCCAATCACCATTCTCCTAGACTCAAGGCTGAGCCAGGCGGAGTGGCTTCAGGCTGGACATAGACCAAAGAGTGGCATAAACAGGCACTGAGGATGGGTGGAGACCTGGAGGAACACAGAGCAATCTGTGCAAAGACCCCGGGGCTGGACATCACAGGAAAAGCAAGGGGTGtgagaagcaggaaggaaggcaggggaCAGACTCATGTCTGGGAGCCCATATGATGGGACACAGCCAGAGATTAGAGGTGAACCCAGCAGTCACAGGTGCAATAACAGATGGGCCTGCACAGTACACCCTCACACActggagtattactcagccatGAACAGGAGCAAGGCTCTGACAGCAGAGCATGGGCCAACCTTTGGAACGGAACATGGTTCTCAGCAAGACACAGACATAAAAGACCACACAATGCAGACTCCATGACAGGAATGTACAGAACAGGGGGATCCAGTAGATGTGTGGGTGCAGTATGGGCAAGGGGAAGGACCATACAGGTCATAGACATCAGCAGTGAACAGGTAGAATTCTCAAGGTTAGGGACCCAGAGCTGTGGGGAGACCATACTGTTGGCCCTGcccacctgcccctgccctcaCCCCCTCCATCTCTAGAAAATCCTTTTCCAGGAGGTTGCCCTGGTAACCAGACATGGCTTGTAGAGCTTGTCCTGGCAGAAATGGGCCAGTCAGAGTTTCCTTACCTCAACCACTGGGTCGGTGGAATACTGCTTCAGGAGGCCTAGAACTTCTGGATTACCAATCGCCCCCAGGGCTTCCCCTGAGGAGACAAATCAGTAGAAAGGAGCTTGCTTGATGCCCAACACCTGACTGGTCTCCTAGGCCACAGCTGGGCCTACAGCCTCTGAGCTGGTCAATGAGAATCCTTACTCTAGAGTCGGCGTGCTGGGTCTAAAGCCACCCGCCCCAGTCTGTGCTCCTGGAGGAATGAGAAGTCACCACTAGACCAGACTGGCGAACCAAACAGACTCTGGGCCAAGAGGGAGACTATGCCAAGGCCCTGAAGAACAAACAGGCTAGCATGGGACATGGGAGGCCCCTATGTTTGCTGTCTGTAGCCCAGTGCGGCTCCCATTCCCTTCAGGATCTCCCTGAAGCTGTGTCCCCTTCCTCACCTGCCTCGTGACGCACCATGGGTTCCTGGCTCGTGTCCTGCAGCACGTCTACGAGCACGGGGATGGCCTGTGGGTCCCTCATTTGGCCCAGGCAGTAGGCTAGCTCATGCTTCAGAAGAGCAGAGCTGTCCTCAAAGCCCCGGCTGATCCAGGCAATAGCATCAGGGCCACCAAGTCCCCGCAACGTAAACAGGGCACGGAAGCGGGCCTGCAGGGGCTGCTTGGGGTCCACTAACGTCTTCCCTATGGCCTCTAACTCCTGTTCTGTTACCATGGCAACAGCCTCCCCGTGGCTGATCTGCAGGGCCGGGTTCCTGGTAACAGACACCTGCTGtggaaaaaggagaagaggaaccCCTGTTATGGCACACACCTGCCGTTCCAGGtctgggatgctgaggcaggaggatccctgagttccaggccacagaactttctccacatccatcgCCCTCCACCAAGGTGGTGGTGCTGGGGTGAACTGGCTGGGTGGggcgtactggctggttttgtgtcaactcgacacagagaaaggggcttcagttggggaagtgcctccatgagatccagctgtggggcattttctcaattagtgatcaaggggggagggccccttgtgggtggtgccatccctgggctggtgctcttgggttctataagagagcaggctgagcaagccaggggaagcaagccagtaagaaacatccctccatggcctctgcatcagctcctgcttcctgacctgctagagctccagtcctgacttcctttggtgatgaacagctgtgtggaagtgtaagctgaataaaccctttcctccccaacttgtttcttggtcatgtttgtgcaggaatagaaaccctgactgagacatggGGTAAGCACTCTTCCCAGCCATCTTGGTCACTGGCATTAGATTCACAGTTCATAGTAGCCCATGGTCTCTGCTGtgcagttcacacacacacacaggtgttttCTTTCACAGCTGAATTAAGATGGAACTAGACATAGTCGGGTATAAGCAGACTGACCCTTGTCAGACACCAGCAAAGACTACAGCAGATGCATACGTAACGAACTGGACTAACAGGATGTAGCAAGCTGGAAGGCATTCTGGGCTCTGATGTCATCCAGAGGTCTCTGGGTTTAATGAGGCAGGTATGGCTGCCTCACCACTGATGCCCATTATAAGACAGTCACACCTTGAAAATGGAATTAATCCACACATGAGCAGGTCCACGGGAGCTGGCAGCCATTCTGTGGCAATAAGACCCACCTCCCGATTTACCCAGAACAACAACAGGGGAGACCAAGGATCTCGTAGGCCCAAGAGTGCTGCCCATTAGAAGTATGGGGCCTCCCGCTAATCCAAAAACGCGGGGCAGGCCCGGAAAGAGGAGGTTGAAACAGGAGGACAACCGGTCCcaggagatcctgtctccaaatacTTAAGTTGAGTGGTCGAGCGCGGGCCGGGCCTGCACGAAGCCCCAGCTCTCTCCAGCATCCGGTTGAGCCCCGCATAGGCGGCAAACCTGTCAGCTAAGCACGGGGTAGGAAGAAGCTTAGAGTTCAGGGCCATTCGTAGCCACACGGTGTgttggaggctagcctgtgcCACGATATCCTGTGTCGAATCAAATACCCAAGTAAAACGGGGCAAAGTCGTCCAATTCCCCATAGGAATCCTGCGCGCCCCGAGCAGAGTCCTCAAAGCGGAAGTCCCACGAAGGGGAGCACTTCCGGTACTGCTTACCGTGCTTTCAGCAACAGGGACTCGTCAATAAGCTCCGAACACTCCGGACAAGTCGAAGCGGATCCCCGGGACAGCTCTGAGAACAAGTCAGCTGACGAACCTCGCGCAGCGTCTGCTGGACGCCGCCATCTTGATGGACACGTGACCAAGCCGGGCGGAACCATCGCCGCGTTCTAGGAGTGTCCACCCACGGAGCGATCAGCAACGACGCCCTAGAACTCTCCTAGGAACCGGAGAAGCGACTTCCGGTCTCCCTCCGGAAGAAGTCTTTCCGACTGCCCCCCCccatagagaaaagaaaatggcttGATCCTATTCAAAGGGCTACCCCACCGATCTGGACAGAGCTTGCGCATGGCCTAGCAGGCGTGGCTATGTTCTAGGGGCGTGGCCAATGGTCTCTGGGACcaaaacaaatggagaaaaagaaataaataggagttccgaagccgggcggtggtggcgcacgcctgtaatcccagcactctgatttctgagttcgaggccagcctggtctacagagtgagttccaggacagccagggctacacagagaaacactgtctcgaaaaaaacaaaaaacaaaaaacaaaaaaacctaccaAAAAAcagagtgattgaggaagatgctttcatctgtgcatgtgcacacacacagacacacacacacagataacgGCTTGTCACAGGGCAGAGCTCTGATGCATGTTTACCTGAAGCTTCGGGAAAGGCTGTGGTTGCTGTAGAGGATTGCAGGATCAGATGATACCAGGTGTGATCCGGCCCCCATACCAgccagtgggaagggaggggccCAGGAGTGCAGGAAGCAGATATGAATTTAGAGCTTGGCGTGCTACCAAGTCTGCCCTGGGAGGAACTGATAGCAGAAAATACTACCCAGGACCCAGCAATCATGACTTCCCTTCAGTAGCTAGTCAGCTTCAGTAGCTGGTCAGCTAGCAGTGGCTAACATGTGGCCCCATCGCTCCTGCCTCTGTAAGTACAGGACTGGGTTTTGTTAGCCTGGAAGTGGAGgcattgcctttaatcccagcacacctggtgtacaaagtgagtcTAGGACAGACAGGCCTAAAAATAgtaaactctgtcttgaaaacaaaccaaaccaaaaagtgTGGTGGTGGGGTTGTTGTTGAAATGTGTCACTGAGACTGGCTATTTGGCTCtgttgtcattttattttgttatatttatggGTGGATCACATATACCAGGTGCCACATGTGGAAGTTAGCTCTTCCTTCTATCACGTGTGTTCCaagaatcgaactcaggtcccttggcttggtggcaagtgctttgcCTGCCCAGTCATCTCGCCGGCCCAATGACTTGAAATCTGAACTCCTGTCTCATGTTTGCAGGACAGGCATGTCACTCACGATGCCGTTGCCCCCCACCTcccatttttataaatttttttcatCTATGTTTTGACAAAAGAGTCAGATGGAGTAGGGCTGGGCCCCTCTGCAGCCTGTAGCTGTTTAGACTGGCCTGTAGCTAcgcagtggttgctgggaattgaactcaggacctccagaagagcagccggtgctcttaaccgctgagccctctctccaggccccaaccctatttgtttagtgtgtgtcATTTAGCCAGGTGCTGGCACAGGTGTGTGCCTGTGGGATGGTCAGAGTTACaccttgcaggagttggttcttgccCTCTTTACCAAGTGGCTTTGTGTATTAAACTCGGCTCCAGTTGGCTTAGCTGCAATCAGTCTACCTTTGG
The sequence above is drawn from the Apodemus sylvaticus chromosome 20, mApoSyl1.1, whole genome shotgun sequence genome and encodes:
- the Dohh gene encoding deoxyhypusine hydroxylase, giving the protein MVTEQELEAIGKTLVDPKQPLQARFRALFTLRGLGGPDAIAWISRGFEDSSALLKHELAYCLGQMRDPQAIPVLVDVLQDTSQEPMVRHEAGEALGAIGNPEVLGLLKQYSTDPVVEVAETCQLAVGRLEWLQQHPGEAACAGPYLSVDPAPPAAEQDVGKLREALLDEARPLFDRYRAMFALRNVGGKEAALALAEGLRCGSALFRHEVGYVLGQLQHEAAVSELAATLARTTESPMVRHECAEALGAIARPACLAALREHITDPEQVVRESCEVALDMYEYENGQDFQYADGLERLRPPP